A single region of the Lycium barbarum isolate Lr01 chromosome 2, ASM1917538v2, whole genome shotgun sequence genome encodes:
- the LOC132629180 gene encoding uncharacterized protein LOC132629180 → MTEPQAPNIKYFKFLNCWVENPTFFDTVQSCWEISVVGDPMWCFHQKLKRLASNLSYWSRKEFGDIYAQVKDYEVKVKKAEEDLILDNCEENRSKLHRLNAEYIKFLKMEQSILKQKTQLQWFKEGDANTSYFHALIRGIRRKLCIHKIQDEKGDWIQGEKEIAEAACDHFQKIFTGEQCKVKENYLRCIPKMISEEQNEVLKEIPETNELKAVVFSMNPQLCSRPGWLTSSLPNLISTNQSGFVKDRSITENIMLAQEVIHGIKKPNLGGNVVIKLDMAKAYDRVSWSFTNLVLRKMGFKETIIDIIWRTMANNWYSVIVNGVRHRFFHSTRGLKQGDPLAPALFILGAEVLSRMLNKLYHNHSFHGFHMAQNGPKINHLSFADDVIIFSSGKKKSLQLIMKTLSKYEKVSGQLINKTKSHFMLSPCASQFIATRVTKVTGFNQEASPITYLGFPLHVGRQRIIFFSDLVSKVVNRIRGWHSKIISHGGRAVLVRFFLQSLFIHLLSAISPPTTTMKQIQSLVSDFFWGWKADKRKYHWASWESLIFPYNEGGIGMRLISDICKAMQFKQWWVFRSKHSLWGDFLKAKYYQRANPISKKWDTGQSLVWKHMMRNKYVAEKQILWLLNSGSCCFWWDDWLDVGPLSNYRIIHNRANNIKVADFLVNGQWNK, encoded by the exons CCCAATATCAAATACTTCAAATTTCTCAATTGTTGGGTTGAAAACCCCACTTTTTTTGACACTGTGCAGTCTTGTTGGGAAATAAGTGTAGTTGGTGATCCTATGTGGTGCTTCCATCAGAAATTGAAGAGACTTGCATCCAACCTTAGCTATTGGTCAAGAAAGGAATTTGGAGACATTTATGCTCAGGTGAAAGACTATGAAGTAAAAGTCAAAAAAGCTGAGGAGGATCTGATTCTTGATAATTGTGAAGAAAACAGATCCAAACTTCATAGACTGAATGCTGAGTATATCAAGTTCCTGAAAATGGAACAATCTATCCTCAAGCAAAAGACTCAACTCCAATGGTTCAAAGAAGGGGATGCTAATACTAGTTATTTTCATGCACTTATCAGAGGAATAAGAAGAAAATTGTGCATTCACAAAATTCAGGATGAAAAAGGAGACTGGATCCAAGGTGAGAAAGAAATTGCTGAGGCTGCTTGTGATCATTTCCAAAAGATTTTCACAGGTGAACAGTGCAAAGTAAAGGAAAACTACCTGAGATGTATTCCCAAAATGATTTCTGAAGAACAAAATGAGGTTCTTAAAGAAATTCCTGAGACAAATGAACTCAAAGCTGTTGTTTTCTCCATGAACCCCCAACTCTGCAGCAGGCCCGGATG GCTAACTTCTTCTCTTCCTAATCTCATTTCCACAAATCAGTCTGGATTTGTTAAAGATAGGAGTATTACTGAGAACATTATGCTTGCTCAAGAGGTGATCCATGGCATTAAAAAACCAAATCTTGGAGGCAATGTAGTAATCAAGTTGgacatggccaaggcctatgacaggGTGTCTTGGTCCTTCACAAACCTGGTTCTAAGGAAAATGGGGTTTAAAGAAACCATCATAGACATCATTTGGAGAACAATGGCCAACAACTGGTATTCAGTCATAGTAAATGGAGTCAGGCATAGGTTTTTTCATTCCACAAGGGGATTAAAGCAAGGGGATCCCCTTGCTCCTGCACTCTTCATTCTGGGAGCTGAGGTCTTGTCTAGAATGCTGAACAAACTGTACCATAACCATTCCTTCCATGGCTTTCACATGGCACAAAATGGCCCTAAAATTAATCACCTCAGCTTTGCAGATGATGTCATAATTTTCTCATCTGGGAAGAAGAAGTCATTACAGCTGATCATGAAAACTctttcaaaatatgaaaaagtgtCTGGCCAGTTGATTAACAAAACCAAGAGTCACTTCATGTTATCCCCTTGTGCCTCCCAGTTTATTGCTACTAGAGTCACAAAGGTGACTGGTTTTAATCAAGAAGCATCTCCCATCACTTACCTGGGTTTCCCCCTCCATGTTGGGAGACAAAGAATCATTTTTTTCTCTGATCTGGTGTCTAAAGTTGTTAATAGAATTAGAGGGTGGCACtccaaaatcataagtcatgggGGGAGGGCTGTTCTTGTGAGATTTTTCCTACAATCACTCTTCATTCATCTCCTCTCAGCCATTTCACCTCCCACGACAACCATGAAACAAATCCAAAGTTTGGTATCTGATTTCTTCTGGGGTTGGAAAGCAGACAAGAGGAAGTACCACTGGGCATCATGGGAATCCTTAATTTTTCCATACAATGAGGGTGGTATTGGCATGAGATTGATCTCAGATATATGCAAAGCTATGCAATTCAAACAATGGTGGGTTTTCAGGTCAAAACACTCTCTATGGGGGGACTTTCTCAAGGCTAAATATTATCAAAGGGCTAATCCTATTAGCAAGAAGTGGGACACTGGTCAGTCTCTTGTTTGGAAACACATGATGAGGAATAAATATGTTGCAGAAAAGCAGATCCTATGGCTGCTCAATTCTGGTAGCTGCTGCTTTTGGTGGGATGATTGGCTTGATGTTGGGCCTCTATCAAACTACAGGATAATTCATAATAGGGCTAACAATATCAAGGTTGCTGATTTCCTAGTTAATGGGCAATGGAATAAGTAG
- the LOC132629179 gene encoding uncharacterized protein LOC132629179, whose protein sequence is MGSSLFWFDNWTGLGPLYFLKPADFHCNEDINNVSDVVTEGRWHEVAIRNNLPEELAEYILNDVQPPARGDELDRPWWMLETKGDFTVKSAWEYIRSKGEKRDVYKKIWVKGLPFKIAFLMWRVWHFKVPLDDVIQSWGYHMPSMCSCCAAPKEETVPHIFLRCEIAQRTWSYFCAATGINISGMHLHQVIVKWWTADVLPRMKPIFYAIPYIIVWELWKKRNGDKHRNKVSFSRVIYQASTNIQHLVRLRKPGIRIIPHRWLDILEQFVPKLQVTKVWWYLPPEGWWKCNTDGATRGNPGRSSFAFCVRNHTGDLVFARAKEMEDATNTESEAMALLEAAKYCISQHK, encoded by the exons ATGGGGTCTTCTCTGTTCTGGTTCGATAATTGGACTGGTTTAGGACCTCTCTATTTCCTTAAACCTGCTGATTTTCACTGCAATGAGGATATTAATAATGTCTCAGATGTAGTGACAGAAGGTAGGTGGCATGAGGTGGCAATCAGAAATAATTTGCCTGAAGAACTTGCTGAATATATATTAAACGATGTTCAACCACCTGCCAGAGGGGATGAATTAGACAGGCCTTGGTGGATGCTTGAAACTAAGGGTGATTTCACTGTCAAATCTGCATGGGAGTATATAAGAAGCAAGGGTGAAAAAAGGGATGTTTACAAGAAGATATGGGTGAAAGGATTGCCTTTTAAAATAGCATTCCTGATGTGGAGGGTGTGGCATTTCAAAGTGCCATTGGATGATGTGATCCAGAGTTGGGGATATCACATGCCATCTATGTGTTCGTGTTGCGCGGCACCTAAGGAAGAAACTGTTCCTCACATATTCTTAAGATGTGAAATTGCTCAGAGGACGTGGTCATATTTTTGTGCTGCTACTGGTATTAATATTTCAGGAATGCATTTGCATCAAGTTATAGTGAAATGGTGGACTGCTGATGTGTTACCTAGAATGAAACCTATATTCTATGCTATTCCTTATATTATTGTGTGGGAACTGTGGAAGAAGAGGAACGGGGATAAGCATAGGAATAAAGTTTCTTTTAGCAGAGTCATATATCAAGCTTCAACTAACATTCAACATCTGGTAAGGTTGAGGAAACCAGGTATCAGAATTATTCCTCATAGATGGCTTGACATTCTGGAACAATTTGTCCCTAAATTACAAGTGACAAAGGTTTGGTGGTATTTGCCTCCTGAAGGGTGGTGGAAATGTAATACAGATGGTGCTACGAGGGGCAATCCTGGCAGGAGTTCCTTTGCATTCTGTGTGAGGAATCATACCGGTGATTTGGTTTTTGCTAGAGCAAAGGAAATGGAGGATGCAACAAATACTGAGTCTGAAGCTATGGCACTACTCGAAGCTGCTAAATACTGTATATCTCAACAT aagtag